The Magnolia sinica isolate HGM2019 chromosome 10, MsV1, whole genome shotgun sequence genome includes a window with the following:
- the LOC131217204 gene encoding uncharacterized protein LOC131217204 isoform X1: protein MAISRTAQISLAVATFGSLAFILGVIAENKKPAAGTPIHGKDVVICKYPSDPTVALGSLSVVALFVSTILGLVSIFYPYKGKSVPTDALFRSTTLVVFFVIAVERGILKPTPMMVMKMSIPAVIGSVSVLAEAMMIWASVTEGLHRVRNVHHNLDTGCPTAKTGLFGGAAFLALDAALFWLVCQMLTLNARDDYLEEEDPKGEYGQVLATDYENGAGTQPKV from the exons ATGGCTATTAGCCGGACCGCGCAGATTTCTCTTGCTGTGGCAACATTTGGCTCACTGGCCTTCATTCTTGGAGTAATTGCTGAAAATAAAAAG CCTGCCGCTGGAACTCCAATCCATGGAAAAGATGTAGTAATTTGCAAATATCCATCTGATCCAACAGTTGCTTTGGGGAGCTTATCTGTTGTAGCTCTCTTTGTTTCTACAATTCTTGGCTTGGTTTCTATTTTCTACCCCTACAAAGGCAAATCTGTTCCAACTGATGCTTTGTTCAGGAGCACTACCTTGGTTGTGTTCTTTGTTATTGCAGT TGAAAGAGGAATCTTGAAGCCAACTCCAATGATGGTAATGAAGATGTCTATCCCTGCAGTAATCGG GTCTGTTTCTGTGCTGGCTGAAGCGATGATGATCTGGGCATCCGTAACTGAAGGCCTTCACCGTGTCCGGAATGTCCACCACAACCTTGACACAGGGTGCCCCACTGCAAAGACTGGACTTTTTGGTGGTGCTGCCTTTCTAGCCCTTGATGCAGCGCTCTTCTGGTTGGTTTGCCAAATGCTGACACTCAATGCCCGAGATGACTACTTAGAAGAGGAGGACCCAAAAGGCGAGTATGGGCAAGTTCTTGCAACCGACTATGAAAATGGAGCTGGGACTCAGCCCAAGGTCTGA
- the LOC131217204 gene encoding uncharacterized protein LOC131217204 isoform X2 has translation MAISRTAQISLAVATFGSLAFILGVIAENKKPAAGTPIHGKDVVICKYPSDPTVALGSLSVVALFVSTILGLVSIFYPYKGKSVPTDALFRSTTLVVFFVIAVSVSVLAEAMMIWASVTEGLHRVRNVHHNLDTGCPTAKTGLFGGAAFLALDAALFWLVCQMLTLNARDDYLEEEDPKGEYGQVLATDYENGAGTQPKV, from the exons ATGGCTATTAGCCGGACCGCGCAGATTTCTCTTGCTGTGGCAACATTTGGCTCACTGGCCTTCATTCTTGGAGTAATTGCTGAAAATAAAAAG CCTGCCGCTGGAACTCCAATCCATGGAAAAGATGTAGTAATTTGCAAATATCCATCTGATCCAACAGTTGCTTTGGGGAGCTTATCTGTTGTAGCTCTCTTTGTTTCTACAATTCTTGGCTTGGTTTCTATTTTCTACCCCTACAAAGGCAAATCTGTTCCAACTGATGCTTTGTTCAGGAGCACTACCTTGGTTGTGTTCTTTGTTATTGCAGT GTCTGTTTCTGTGCTGGCTGAAGCGATGATGATCTGGGCATCCGTAACTGAAGGCCTTCACCGTGTCCGGAATGTCCACCACAACCTTGACACAGGGTGCCCCACTGCAAAGACTGGACTTTTTGGTGGTGCTGCCTTTCTAGCCCTTGATGCAGCGCTCTTCTGGTTGGTTTGCCAAATGCTGACACTCAATGCCCGAGATGACTACTTAGAAGAGGAGGACCCAAAAGGCGAGTATGGGCAAGTTCTTGCAACCGACTATGAAAATGGAGCTGGGACTCAGCCCAAGGTCTGA